From Microbacterium sp. YJN-G, a single genomic window includes:
- a CDS encoding threonine/serine exporter family protein — protein MRARTDAGMPAAETDVILGDLGVLLLECGTSVTDVRGSLEQVSRRAAPDASLEFAILPELVMVSRPGAASATTTVIGKGEALTFRQSAKASRLVHDLESGAASLAEAPGRMARIRATPRHLPGLQNVLGCGLLSLSLAALFRCPWWAVVLALLVGLVVGALTMLMMRVRAAAAVAPFVSAFVSTILVGTIAGMLDLGPVPLFAVCAPIAILVPGALITNALLELTSTDIVTGASRLMYGLIMLAFMAAGVYSGAALTGLRIDSASAALVGEAVQLTGDDGGGGWDALPSLWATWPAVIVLAIGIGLAFGSGFRLTVVCVVVMTGTYAVLALVSTQVGSVVAVGVAAAVLFVAARVLERVTLAIPATVSFQPAFLLLVPGTIGLVALASFDAQALVSAPMMFLSLCIGTKVGALLADLARITRSTVFRRWVEPARMGEL, from the coding sequence ATGAGAGCTCGGACGGATGCCGGGATGCCGGCGGCCGAGACCGATGTCATCCTCGGTGATCTCGGCGTGCTGCTGCTGGAGTGCGGCACCTCGGTCACCGACGTGCGCGGTTCGCTCGAACAGGTGAGCCGGCGCGCGGCGCCGGACGCGTCGCTGGAGTTCGCGATCCTGCCCGAGCTCGTGATGGTGAGCCGGCCCGGTGCGGCGTCGGCGACGACCACCGTGATCGGCAAGGGGGAGGCGCTGACCTTCCGCCAGTCCGCGAAGGCCAGCCGGCTCGTGCACGACCTCGAGTCGGGCGCGGCGTCGCTGGCCGAGGCACCCGGCCGGATGGCCCGAATCCGTGCGACACCGCGGCATCTGCCGGGTCTGCAGAACGTGCTGGGTTGCGGGCTGCTGTCGCTGTCGCTGGCGGCGCTGTTCCGCTGCCCGTGGTGGGCAGTCGTGCTCGCGCTGCTCGTGGGACTGGTCGTAGGAGCCCTGACCATGCTCATGATGCGGGTGCGGGCGGCGGCGGCAGTGGCACCGTTCGTCTCGGCATTCGTTTCGACGATCCTGGTCGGCACGATCGCGGGGATGCTGGACCTCGGACCCGTGCCGCTGTTCGCGGTGTGTGCGCCGATCGCGATCCTCGTCCCGGGTGCGCTGATCACGAACGCGCTGCTCGAACTGACCTCGACCGACATCGTCACAGGCGCGTCCCGGCTGATGTACGGGCTGATCATGCTGGCGTTCATGGCGGCGGGCGTGTACTCGGGGGCCGCGCTGACGGGACTGCGCATCGATTCGGCATCCGCAGCCCTGGTCGGTGAAGCCGTGCAGCTGACCGGAGACGACGGCGGGGGAGGGTGGGATGCCCTGCCGTCCCTGTGGGCGACCTGGCCGGCCGTGATCGTGCTGGCGATCGGCATCGGGCTCGCGTTCGGCTCAGGATTCCGGCTGACCGTCGTCTGCGTGGTCGTGATGACCGGCACCTACGCGGTGCTCGCACTGGTGAGCACGCAGGTGGGCAGTGTGGTGGCCGTCGGTGTCGCGGCCGCCGTGCTGTTCGTCGCCGCGCGCGTGCTGGAACGGGTGACGCTGGCGATCCCGGCGACGGTGTCGTTCCAGCCGGCGTTCCTGCTGCTCGTGCCGGGCACGATCGGCCTGGTCGCGCTGGCGAGCTTCGACGCCCAGGCCCTGGTGTCGGCGCCGATGATGTTCCTCAGCCTGTGCATCGGTACGAAGGTCGGCGCGCTGCTGGCCGATCTCGCGCGCATCACCCGGTCGACGGTGTTCCGGCGGTGGGTCGAACCCGCGCGCATGGGTGAGCTGTGA
- a CDS encoding lipocalin family protein, with protein sequence MDDGEVRSVPALELGRYLGLWYEIGRLPLRHEDEDARDITAEYTLDDDGTVRVDNRCLDDDGEPTQAVGQGVPDQEHPGRLKVTFLPEALRWIPFTHADYWVLRVDEDYQHALVGTPDRKHLWFLAREAKVTDAVEKDFLATAHEQGFDLDDWVRPEQSGRVVQV encoded by the coding sequence ATGGACGACGGTGAAGTGCGCTCGGTGCCCGCGCTCGAGCTGGGCCGCTACCTCGGCCTGTGGTACGAGATCGGCCGGCTGCCGCTGCGGCATGAGGATGAGGACGCCCGCGACATCACGGCGGAGTACACGCTGGACGACGACGGCACGGTGCGGGTCGACAACCGCTGCCTCGACGACGACGGCGAGCCCACGCAGGCTGTCGGTCAGGGCGTGCCGGACCAGGAACACCCTGGGCGGCTAAAGGTGACGTTCCTGCCCGAGGCGCTGCGATGGATCCCGTTCACGCACGCCGACTACTGGGTGCTGCGTGTGGACGAGGACTATCAGCACGCGCTCGTCGGTACGCCTGACCGCAAGCACCTCTGGTTCCTCGCGCGCGAGGCGAAGGTGACGGATGCCGTGGAGAAAGACTTCCTCGCCACGGCTCATGAGCAGGGCTTCGACCTCGATGACTGGGTCCGCCCGGAGCAGTCCGGCCGTGTCGTGCAGGTCTGA
- a CDS encoding alpha/beta fold hydrolase, translated as MHVGESGTPDGRPVLFLHGGGVGGWMWRPTTDLLPGIHGILPDLPGHDRSAGMPYASHAETVQALAEMVERRAGEPLAVVGFSLGAQLAVLLAAQRPDLVDRVVVVSAQAIPTRAAGPLLGMLRAAAPLARIPSFARLQARELFVPPTLMDDYVRTSALVSTSTLVASVGENIRFTVPPAWSEFPGRALVLAGSRERGFMQASARVLHRALPSSELQIVEGCGHGIPLQRPEWFAQRLGAWLALPDS; from the coding sequence ATGCACGTGGGGGAATCCGGAACCCCGGACGGGCGTCCCGTCCTCTTCCTGCACGGAGGCGGTGTGGGCGGCTGGATGTGGCGTCCGACGACGGATCTGCTGCCCGGCATCCACGGCATCCTGCCGGATCTGCCCGGCCACGACCGCAGTGCCGGGATGCCGTACGCGTCGCACGCCGAGACAGTTCAGGCGCTCGCGGAGATGGTTGAGCGCCGCGCAGGTGAGCCACTCGCCGTGGTCGGGTTCTCGCTCGGCGCGCAGCTCGCCGTGTTGCTGGCCGCGCAGCGGCCCGATCTCGTCGATCGGGTCGTGGTGGTCAGCGCGCAGGCGATCCCGACCCGCGCGGCAGGACCGTTGCTGGGGATGCTGCGCGCGGCGGCCCCGCTGGCCCGCATCCCGTCATTCGCGCGGCTGCAGGCCCGCGAGCTGTTCGTCCCGCCGACGCTGATGGACGACTACGTGCGCACCTCGGCGCTCGTGTCGACCAGCACGCTGGTCGCGAGCGTCGGCGAGAACATCCGATTCACGGTGCCGCCGGCCTGGAGTGAGTTCCCCGGCCGCGCGCTCGTGCTCGCGGGAAGCCGGGAGCGAGGCTTCATGCAGGCGTCGGCGCGTGTGCTGCACCGCGCGCTGCCCAGCAGCGAGCTGCAGATCGTGGAGGGATGCGGTCACGGCATCCCGCTGCAGCGACCGGAGTGGTTCGCCCAGAGGCTCGGAGCGTGGCTGGCGTTGCCGGATTCCTGA
- a CDS encoding pirin family protein, which yields MTNLEKNPTESVLEPGQPCIDVEVLTPREVPLGGLRAMTVYRTLPQKRRSLVGAWCFLDHYGPDDVAQTGGMEVPRHPHTGLATVSWLFTGRIDHLDSNGIAAPVLPGELNLMLAGSGITHQEISTPDTTVLHGVQLWYALPDSTRFTDKHFEHYAPEPVQLPGVTLRVFIGSLAGSTSPVDTRTPDLLGAELMLEPGAEVTLDVRTDFEHAVLAETGSLTVNGTSVEHRALGYVPIGSDTLRISAGPDGARAILLGGVPLGEQIVMWWNFIGRSHDEIVEYRRRYQAELGFEPADPRDEGKPALFGPFAEGQRAPLPAPPLPTVRLRPRE from the coding sequence ATGACCAATCTGGAGAAGAACCCGACGGAGAGCGTGCTCGAGCCGGGGCAGCCGTGCATCGACGTCGAGGTGCTCACTCCGCGCGAGGTGCCCCTCGGCGGATTGCGGGCGATGACCGTGTACCGGACGCTTCCGCAGAAGCGGCGATCCCTCGTGGGCGCCTGGTGCTTCCTCGACCACTACGGCCCCGACGACGTCGCGCAGACCGGCGGGATGGAGGTGCCGCGGCATCCGCACACCGGACTCGCCACGGTGTCATGGCTGTTCACCGGGCGCATCGATCACCTCGACTCCAACGGCATCGCGGCGCCGGTGCTCCCCGGTGAGCTGAACCTCATGCTCGCCGGCAGCGGCATCACCCACCAGGAGATCAGCACGCCCGACACCACGGTGCTGCACGGCGTGCAGCTCTGGTACGCGCTGCCCGACTCCACCCGCTTCACCGACAAGCACTTCGAGCACTACGCACCCGAGCCCGTGCAGCTGCCAGGCGTCACACTGCGCGTGTTCATCGGGTCGCTCGCCGGATCCACGTCGCCGGTCGACACCCGCACCCCCGATCTGCTCGGCGCCGAGCTGATGCTCGAGCCCGGGGCGGAGGTGACCCTGGACGTGCGCACCGACTTCGAGCACGCCGTGCTCGCCGAGACCGGCTCGCTCACCGTCAACGGCACGTCCGTCGAGCACCGCGCCCTCGGATACGTGCCCATCGGCTCCGACACGCTGCGCATCAGCGCCGGACCGGATGGGGCGCGGGCGATCCTGCTGGGTGGCGTGCCGCTCGGTGAGCAGATCGTGATGTGGTGGAACTTCATCGGGCGCAGTCACGACGAGATCGTCGAGTACCGACGCCGCTATCAGGCCGAGCTCGGATTCGAGCCCGCCGACCCGCGCGATGAGGGCAAACCTGCCCTGTTCGGCCCGTTCGCCGAGGGGCAGCGCGCCCCGCTTCCCGCGCCGCCGCTGCCGACCGTTCGGCTGCGACCGCGCGAGTAG
- a CDS encoding GNAT family N-acetyltransferase, whose translation MTADRFVVEKLAGQSRYVLLDRGEDGASSIEIGEESFVDVGGDRVLYHTLVSPDYGGQGLASVLVRAVVEDTIASGMSVVPVCPYVVAWVPKHPEYDEHIVQPLPEHIDAVRAAAD comes from the coding sequence ATGACCGCCGACCGCTTCGTCGTCGAGAAGCTCGCCGGGCAGTCACGCTACGTGCTGCTCGACCGGGGCGAGGACGGCGCCTCGTCGATCGAGATCGGCGAGGAGTCATTCGTCGACGTCGGCGGCGATCGGGTGCTGTACCACACGCTGGTCTCACCGGACTACGGCGGTCAGGGCCTGGCGTCGGTGCTCGTGCGGGCGGTGGTGGAGGACACCATCGCGTCCGGCATGAGCGTCGTGCCGGTGTGCCCCTACGTCGTGGCCTGGGTTCCCAAGCATCCGGAGTACGACGAGCACATCGTCCAGCCCCTGCCTGAGCACATCGACGCCGTGCGGGCCGCGGCGGACTGA
- a CDS encoding carboxymuconolactone decarboxylase family protein — MRPYLDKSAPEVWKSVAAYSTVVAEHAKAHGLTLQETELIKVRASQINACAFCLDLHSREARNSGITQQKLDLLPAWRETTLYDERETAVLAIAEAATRMPLSEESKADLAGARSVLGDAVFAAAEWVALTINTFNRISILSEHPVRPRGADGKVLS, encoded by the coding sequence ATGCGCCCCTATCTGGACAAGTCCGCCCCCGAGGTATGGAAGTCCGTCGCGGCCTACTCCACGGTCGTGGCCGAGCATGCAAAGGCTCACGGGCTGACGCTGCAGGAGACCGAGCTGATCAAGGTGCGGGCGTCGCAGATCAACGCGTGCGCGTTCTGCCTGGATCTGCACTCGCGTGAGGCACGCAACTCGGGCATCACCCAGCAGAAGCTCGACCTGCTGCCGGCCTGGCGCGAGACGACGCTGTACGACGAGCGCGAGACCGCCGTCCTGGCGATCGCCGAGGCGGCGACCCGGATGCCGCTGAGCGAGGAGTCCAAGGCCGACCTCGCCGGCGCCCGCAGCGTGCTCGGTGACGCGGTCTTCGCCGCAGCCGAATGGGTGGCGCTCACGATCAACACGTTCAACCGGATCTCGATCCTCAGCGAGCATCCGGTGCGCCCGCGCGGCGCGGACGGGAAGGTGCTGTCATGA
- a CDS encoding Lrp/AsnC family transcriptional regulator, with product MGAAQGTPSAVDELDLRILAELSARPDAPVKQLAATLGIPASTCAFRVRSLRARGVIAGVRLVVDPAALGAPVQAMIRVRLANHSKAGVDALFDALAATAGVLQVFHIAGADDFLVHVAVPDAGALRDIVLEHITVHDVVRATETQLVFELRDGAGVVPHRRTRE from the coding sequence TTGGGCGCAGCGCAGGGCACTCCCTCGGCGGTGGACGAGCTGGACCTCCGCATCCTGGCCGAGCTCTCCGCGCGGCCCGATGCGCCCGTCAAGCAGCTGGCGGCGACCCTCGGCATCCCGGCGTCGACCTGCGCCTTCCGGGTGCGTTCGCTGCGCGCCCGCGGAGTGATCGCAGGCGTCCGCCTCGTGGTCGATCCCGCAGCGCTGGGCGCCCCCGTGCAAGCGATGATCCGGGTGCGGCTGGCGAACCACAGCAAGGCCGGCGTGGATGCCCTGTTCGACGCGCTCGCCGCGACCGCCGGCGTGCTGCAGGTGTTCCACATCGCCGGGGCGGACGACTTCCTCGTGCACGTCGCGGTGCCTGATGCCGGCGCGCTGCGCGACATCGTGCTCGAGCACATCACGGTGCATGATGTGGTGCGGGCGACGGAGACCCAGCTCGTGTTCGAGCTGCGTGACGGTGCGGGTGTCGTGCCGCACCGCCGGACGAGGGAATGA
- a CDS encoding trans-sulfuration enzyme family protein — protein MSDLPLHPDTVAVHAGRSDFGALGVHAAPIDLSSTNPLPDILHGGDSYESMATGGHPLPDGGNVYARLWNPTVARFEEALAELEHAEASVAFGSGMAAMTAAILSHTTAVGKHHIVAVRPLYGGTDHLLDSGLLGVEVTFCDEDAVAAGIRPDTGLIVLETPANPTLDLVDIAAVVAQADGVPVVVDNTFATPLLQNPLDLGAAMSLHSATKYIGGHGDVIAGVIACSEQTAQALRRVRAITGALLHPLGAYLLHRGLATLPVRLQAQQANARTLVERLHGNPAIAEIRYPELDDVRGLVGRQMRGGGAMISIRLAGGYAAAEALTGAVRLFTHAVSLGGVDSLIQHPAALTHRPVAPEARPGADIVRLSIGLENVDDLLADLEQALVKAGSVVPVG, from the coding sequence ATGTCCGACCTTCCGCTGCATCCCGACACCGTGGCCGTCCACGCCGGCCGCTCCGACTTCGGCGCACTGGGCGTGCACGCCGCGCCCATCGACCTGTCGTCGACGAACCCGCTGCCCGATATCCTGCACGGCGGTGACTCCTACGAGTCGATGGCTACGGGGGGACATCCGCTGCCGGACGGCGGGAACGTTTACGCACGACTGTGGAACCCGACCGTGGCGCGGTTCGAAGAGGCACTGGCCGAGCTCGAGCACGCCGAGGCGTCCGTCGCGTTCGGATCCGGCATGGCGGCGATGACCGCCGCGATCCTCTCGCACACCACGGCCGTCGGAAAGCATCACATCGTGGCGGTGCGCCCGCTGTACGGCGGCACCGACCACCTGCTCGACTCCGGGCTGCTGGGCGTCGAGGTCACCTTCTGCGATGAGGATGCCGTCGCCGCCGGCATCCGCCCCGACACCGGGCTGATCGTGCTCGAGACGCCGGCGAACCCGACGCTCGACCTCGTCGACATCGCCGCCGTCGTCGCGCAGGCGGACGGTGTGCCGGTCGTGGTCGACAACACCTTCGCCACCCCGCTGCTGCAGAACCCGCTCGACCTGGGCGCGGCGATGTCGCTGCACAGCGCGACGAAGTACATCGGCGGTCACGGCGACGTCATCGCCGGCGTCATCGCCTGCTCCGAGCAGACTGCCCAGGCCCTGCGCCGGGTGCGCGCCATCACCGGTGCGCTGCTGCATCCGCTCGGCGCCTACCTGCTGCACCGGGGGCTCGCGACCCTGCCGGTGCGCCTGCAGGCGCAGCAGGCGAACGCCCGCACGCTGGTCGAACGGCTGCACGGAAACCCCGCGATCGCCGAGATCCGCTATCCCGAGCTCGACGACGTGCGCGGGCTCGTCGGTCGCCAGATGCGCGGAGGCGGAGCGATGATCTCGATCCGCCTCGCCGGCGGATACGCCGCAGCCGAGGCGCTGACCGGCGCGGTGCGGCTCTTCACCCATGCGGTGTCGCTCGGCGGCGTCGACTCACTGATCCAGCATCCGGCCGCCCTGACGCACCGGCCCGTCGCGCCCGAGGCGCGCCCGGGCGCCGACATCGTGCGGCTGTCGATCGGCCTCGAGAACGTCGACGACCTGCTCGCCGACCTCGAGCAGGCGCTGGTGAAGGCCGGCAGCGTCGTGCCCGTGGGCTGA
- the pepN gene encoding aminopeptidase N: MSSANVTANLTREETGERARRITLHDVRVELDLTGAPEHARTGFPSITTLTFDATAEDTWIDFIGETVTRVTVNDEDREVRYDGARILIDGLAASNTVRIEAVAAYSRSGEGMHRFHDPVDGETYLYTQYEPADSRRVMACFEQPDMKAAYTFDVTAPAGWHVLSNQSPERVHEGIGMKRVEFAPTLPISSYITVVAAGPYARIDGEWTRDDQRIELGVLCRASLAEHLEADEIIEVTRQGLDFFSDAFAYPYPWGKYDQIFVPEYNLGAMENPGLVTFTEAYIHRGAATDAQRGARANTILHEMAHMWFGDLVTMRWWDDLWLKESFADYMGTHASAAATRFTDAWARFANSRKTWAYRQDQLPTTHPIVADIPDLEAAKLNFDGITYAKGAAVLKQLVAFVGEDSFFEGARRYFAAHAFGNTTLGDLLDKLEEVSGHDLRAWSRAWLETSGVATLSLETDAEGRRFLVQDGGDAGPRPHRLRVGLYELHDGGLALRERIELGIEDERTEVEIPDADLVLLNDDDLTYAKARLDERSLSSVEEALSTLEDDLVRGLVWSSLWNATRDGELAAGRYLAIVARHAPAEANVALLAAVLLNAAYAVRHYVVDEQREAQSRSWLETTWSALQSADPGSDAQLAWARAFAAASAHDDSRAQQVRDILEGNAPQGLPMDADLRWLMLTALATTGHADAERIAEELARDATAAGRTSEIRALASRPEAAIRQAAWDAAWNDTTLSNDHLDATIGGFRAGGRRDLIASFDEEYFTRILDAWSTRSIELAQRLVVGLFPATDDTALVDAWLEQHADAPGALRRLVIESRDDLQRALRVRAAQPR; encoded by the coding sequence ATGAGTTCTGCCAACGTGACAGCCAACCTCACCCGTGAAGAGACGGGGGAACGGGCGCGGCGCATCACCCTGCACGACGTCCGCGTCGAGCTCGACCTGACCGGTGCGCCCGAGCATGCTCGTACGGGGTTCCCGAGCATCACGACGCTGACGTTCGATGCGACGGCCGAGGACACGTGGATCGACTTCATCGGCGAGACGGTCACCCGGGTGACCGTCAACGACGAGGACCGCGAGGTGCGCTACGACGGCGCCCGCATCCTCATCGACGGACTGGCGGCGAGCAACACGGTCCGCATCGAGGCCGTCGCCGCGTACAGCCGATCGGGGGAGGGGATGCATCGCTTCCACGACCCCGTCGACGGCGAGACCTACCTGTACACGCAGTATGAGCCGGCCGACTCGCGGCGGGTGATGGCGTGCTTCGAGCAGCCCGACATGAAGGCCGCGTACACGTTCGACGTCACCGCGCCGGCGGGCTGGCATGTGCTCTCGAATCAGTCTCCCGAGCGCGTGCACGAGGGCATCGGCATGAAGCGGGTGGAGTTCGCCCCGACTCTGCCGATCTCGAGCTACATCACCGTCGTCGCAGCAGGCCCGTACGCCCGCATCGACGGCGAGTGGACCCGTGACGACCAGCGCATCGAGTTGGGCGTGCTGTGCCGGGCGTCGCTGGCCGAGCACCTCGAGGCAGACGAGATCATCGAGGTCACCCGGCAGGGACTCGACTTCTTCAGCGACGCCTTCGCGTACCCCTACCCGTGGGGCAAGTACGACCAGATCTTCGTGCCCGAGTACAACCTGGGCGCGATGGAGAACCCCGGGCTCGTGACCTTCACCGAGGCGTACATCCACCGCGGTGCGGCGACGGATGCGCAGCGCGGCGCCAGGGCGAACACGATCCTGCACGAGATGGCGCACATGTGGTTCGGCGACCTCGTCACCATGCGCTGGTGGGACGACCTGTGGCTCAAGGAGTCGTTCGCCGACTACATGGGAACCCACGCCTCGGCCGCCGCGACGCGCTTCACCGACGCCTGGGCGCGCTTCGCGAACAGCCGCAAGACCTGGGCATACCGGCAGGATCAGCTGCCGACCACCCACCCGATCGTCGCCGACATCCCCGACCTGGAGGCGGCGAAGCTGAACTTCGACGGGATCACCTACGCCAAGGGCGCCGCAGTGCTCAAGCAGCTGGTCGCCTTCGTGGGCGAGGACTCCTTCTTCGAAGGCGCCCGCCGCTACTTCGCCGCGCACGCCTTCGGCAACACCACCCTCGGTGACCTGCTCGACAAGCTCGAGGAGGTGTCGGGGCACGACCTGCGCGCATGGTCTCGAGCATGGCTCGAGACCAGCGGCGTCGCGACGCTGTCGCTGGAGACGGATGCCGAGGGCCGCCGCTTCCTCGTGCAGGACGGCGGGGATGCCGGGCCGCGCCCGCACCGGCTGCGGGTGGGGCTGTACGAGCTGCACGACGGTGGGCTGGCGCTGCGCGAACGCATCGAGCTCGGCATCGAGGACGAGCGCACCGAGGTGGAGATCCCGGATGCCGACCTGGTGCTGCTGAACGACGACGACCTCACCTACGCCAAGGCCCGGCTCGACGAGCGGTCGCTGTCGTCCGTGGAGGAGGCACTGTCGACGCTCGAGGACGATCTCGTGCGCGGACTGGTGTGGTCCTCGCTGTGGAACGCGACCCGGGATGGTGAGCTCGCCGCCGGCAGGTACCTCGCGATCGTCGCGCGTCATGCACCGGCGGAGGCGAACGTCGCACTGCTCGCCGCCGTGCTGCTGAATGCCGCGTACGCGGTGCGGCACTATGTCGTCGACGAGCAGCGCGAGGCGCAGAGCCGGTCCTGGCTGGAGACGACCTGGTCTGCGCTGCAGTCGGCCGACCCCGGCAGCGACGCGCAGCTCGCCTGGGCGCGCGCGTTCGCCGCGGCATCCGCGCATGACGACTCACGGGCGCAGCAGGTGCGCGACATCCTCGAGGGGAACGCGCCGCAGGGACTGCCGATGGATGCGGACCTGCGCTGGCTGATGCTGACGGCCCTGGCCACGACGGGGCACGCGGATGCCGAGCGGATCGCCGAAGAACTGGCGCGGGACGCCACCGCCGCCGGACGCACGTCCGAGATCCGCGCGCTGGCCTCCCGTCCGGAAGCGGCGATCCGCCAGGCGGCATGGGATGCCGCGTGGAACGACACGACGCTCAGCAACGATCATCTCGATGCGACGATCGGCGGCTTCCGGGCCGGCGGGCGCCGGGATCTGATCGCCTCGTTCGACGAGGAGTACTTCACGCGCATCCTCGACGCCTGGTCGACCCGCAGCATCGAGCTGGCGCAGCGCCTGGTCGTCGGGCTGTTCCCGGCGACGGACGACACCGCGCTGGTGGATGCCTGGCTCGAGCAGCACGCGGATGCTCCGGGCGCACTCCGCCGCCTCGTGATCGAGTCGCGCGACGACCTCCAGCGCGCGCTGCGCGTCCGCGCCGCCCAGCCCCGCTGA
- a CDS encoding MBL fold metallo-hydrolase, translated as MRVTKFEHAALRIDHVGQTLVVDPGSFTAPLDDLAGLVAVVITHEHPDHWTPGHLDRLLRAAPDVPIFAPAGVAAAAEGYDITVVAPGDTATAGEFTLSFFGGDHAVIHSSLPAIENVGVLVNDRLYYPGDSYAVPEGVEVDTLAAPLGAPWLKIGEAMDFVLAVAPKRAFGTHDMTLSTIGHGMHQQRLQWATEQGGGQYFDLNPGDALDL; from the coding sequence ATGCGCGTCACCAAGTTCGAACATGCCGCCCTTCGCATCGATCACGTCGGTCAGACGCTGGTGGTCGACCCCGGCTCGTTCACCGCTCCACTGGATGATCTCGCCGGTCTCGTCGCTGTGGTGATCACGCACGAGCATCCGGACCATTGGACTCCCGGGCACCTTGACCGGCTGCTGCGCGCCGCCCCTGACGTGCCGATCTTCGCGCCGGCCGGCGTCGCAGCGGCCGCGGAGGGCTACGACATCACCGTCGTCGCCCCCGGGGACACCGCCACCGCCGGCGAGTTCACGCTCAGCTTCTTCGGCGGGGATCACGCGGTCATCCACTCGTCTCTGCCTGCCATCGAGAACGTCGGCGTGCTCGTCAACGACCGGCTGTACTACCCGGGCGACTCGTACGCGGTGCCCGAGGGCGTGGAGGTCGACACGCTCGCGGCGCCTCTCGGCGCACCATGGCTCAAGATCGGCGAGGCGATGGACTTCGTGCTCGCAGTCGCTCCGAAGCGCGCCTTCGGCACGCACGACATGACGCTGTCGACCATCGGCCACGGGATGCACCAGCAGCGCCTGCAGTGGGCGACCGAGCAGGGCGGCGGGCAGTACTTCGACCTCAATCCGGGCGACGCGCTGGACCTTTGA
- a CDS encoding LLM class flavin-dependent oxidoreductase has product MHGNEYREGEVVPAVTDIEFGLDTFGGVTQDAAGDPVPHPQVIRDIVDEVVLADRVGLDFFGVGEHHRPDFAVSSPEMVLAAIASRTERIRLGSAVTVLSSDDPVRVFERFSTLDAVSNGRAEIVAGRGSFIESFPLFGFDLRQYEELFEERLDLLSQLLKEEPVTWQGSTRAALTDQRVFPTTAAGIPTWVGVGGSPDSVVRTARYNFGLFLAIIGGPAARFAPYIDLFDRAQDQFGVERRPVAVHSPGLVAETDQKARALTHDGWLAMRTRMGQERGWGPPAVGDFEREIEGGALYIGSPETVARKIAATLKTLSIDRFDLKYDQSKVGHDTMMRSIELYGEKVVPMVKDMIA; this is encoded by the coding sequence ATGCATGGGAATGAATACCGCGAGGGTGAGGTTGTCCCGGCTGTGACTGACATCGAATTCGGACTCGACACCTTCGGCGGCGTGACACAGGACGCCGCAGGCGATCCTGTCCCTCATCCCCAGGTGATCCGCGACATCGTCGACGAGGTGGTGCTGGCCGATCGTGTCGGCCTGGACTTCTTCGGCGTGGGGGAGCACCACCGTCCGGACTTCGCGGTGTCCAGTCCCGAGATGGTGCTCGCGGCCATCGCATCCCGCACCGAGCGCATCCGGCTGGGTTCCGCCGTGACGGTGCTGAGCTCGGACGACCCGGTGCGCGTGTTCGAGCGCTTCTCGACGCTCGACGCGGTCTCGAACGGGCGCGCTGAGATCGTCGCCGGTCGTGGCTCGTTCATCGAGTCGTTCCCGCTGTTCGGTTTCGACCTTCGCCAGTACGAGGAGCTCTTCGAAGAGCGTCTCGACCTGCTTTCACAGCTGCTGAAGGAGGAGCCGGTCACCTGGCAGGGCAGCACCCGCGCCGCGCTGACCGATCAGCGGGTCTTCCCGACCACCGCCGCGGGCATCCCCACCTGGGTCGGCGTGGGCGGCAGCCCGGATTCGGTCGTGCGCACCGCGCGATACAACTTCGGTCTGTTCCTCGCGATCATCGGCGGTCCGGCGGCCCGTTTCGCACCGTACATCGATCTCTTCGACCGCGCTCAGGATCAGTTCGGCGTCGAGCGCCGGCCGGTCGCCGTGCACTCACCGGGGCTGGTCGCCGAGACCGATCAGAAGGCACGAGCGCTCACCCACGACGGATGGCTCGCCATGCGCACGAGGATGGGCCAGGAGCGCGGGTGGGGTCCGCCCGCGGTGGGCGATTTCGAACGCGAGATCGAGGGCGGTGCTCTCTACATCGGTTCGCCGGAGACCGTGGCGCGCAAGATCGCCGCGACGCTGAAGACGCTGTCCATCGACCGGTTCGACCTGAAGTACGACCAGAGCAAGGTCGGTCACGACACGATGATGCGCTCGATCGAGCTCTACGGTGAGAAGGTCGTCCCGATGGTGAAGGACATGATCGCCTGA